A window from Temnothorax longispinosus isolate EJ_2023e chromosome 1, Tlon_JGU_v1, whole genome shotgun sequence encodes these proteins:
- the LOC139811859 gene encoding uncharacterized protein isoform X2 gives MMGRPCSVPNREAILLIQKYMQYFNTNNFPSSSAKVWKNMSKELNGKWKPHSVYTYVRDNKNGSLEAARQNLGINIQPPRPLPSKSTIEDDIIDELSEDSESDKSSYHDDENGDSDIGVDSFPLVLSPTEWEQIKPDQTSNHQQKRLKSWVWPNVITKAFWNMYKFPCAFLGKWSYVRIEQDENENYAVGSFYLKFKGLCKSKKCNNKIVGVAYKKPVNGELHLIITTRDTRNDYHEEVKRPLNGPERKLIGRKLKRRRAAGYRQKLLAENMKFGENEPPWVQKCHIYRQAKMEHNKEDLGIKSGVKMDMITSIRNMLQDIRYSNAIREIGAKKFYVFYCSPEQIFVEKEYCRVRKGFSRICLDATGKVVKKFEIIPGRKTGHIFLYTITINFEGKTLPVYQMLSEKHDAVFITFWLQEWIRACKATIPDEAMSDLGRALLLAMCEAFNRMTLKEYVDVLFKWATKDRYKTPRPFNTLIRADVAHQMAAVARWKCIKDLRHPIVKGFYLRTIALMIDCQTVQEFEHVFRLTCIVALHLDQDESIMVSGKQVSVFEARRLLEEYMAEHGQIIEELETSRENVEIDEEVENTLNSVEEKDDKNLTVTHQWIKSLISMSTPPDQQKMECKAVNGFYFSEFIQPLERIAKEFPIWTAAALPGKQTHASTASQEGYFAEVRQRIFEGIPLPCSANRFLKEHIDDLHSGTNEVAAKLKHFNHNHRQPVPFPHTPEKESASQKPIRAPSSSDKESEFPRKAAPVSCSFDEELGFLSQEPISDSCLLDNGLGIFLQDPTPTACAANGELKLTLKKSPCSADQHSEFYSQIPILSPCSAGIKSAPSVRKPASDPRSADEGSKSSLQQPYINMNFNSISLLRERARMVNDSDLKSGEAWKGLVNEESCFVDVNEISPENQEESKNIQDTSQILSEVLDLQSSDIANIDRNLFIQPNNNTHGFSKNYEQDKLFTKKDPHAELSTPNSKEVIFSSTPLIDHNYSKLLSDEEVSTEFPKGDQQNLNPKCNKNKPAKVGFYFQSYPQIRFLNERFDNGGKRGFLLKNGLKLGIIKVGNIAVDLQKTCGFDAIIHTLQFGALYDSRYHFSIQSSNNRALKFVCKFMKMGLTMEILRERIVLLNEFYPIVKDPEAPSIKPHKLIAEDSITQIWKNLFCCSEPTEPSAIRSSECNNPECVSPLPMDVAYFEGKCRQKKCPGTVTETTRSNFHIFIDLDTRTHRKKTHGLKYQLADVPITLNFIKQYRLIGVIELIHGHFIAYCRKPSGRWLKCDDMQLNVEGCDETTVITPIGAIYIAL, from the exons ATG atggGACGGCCTTGTAGTGTTCCTAACCGAGAAGCAATTCTGttaattcagaaatatatgcaatattttaataccaaCAATTTTCCTTCGAGTTCTGCAAAAGTTTGGAAAAACATGAGCAAAGAGCTCAATGGAAAATGGAAACCGCATTCAGTTTATACATACGtaagagataataaaaatggaagtCTCGAAGCAGCTCGTCAGAATTTGGGTATAAATATCCAACCTCCAAGACCACTACCATCGAAGTCGACCATCGAAGATGATATCATTGATGAACTATCAGAGGATTCTGAATCGGACAAATCATCTTATCATGATGACGAGAATGGAGATTCTGACATTGGTGTTGATTCGTTCCCTCTAGTTCTTTCACCCACTGAGTGGGAACAGATAAAGCCCGATCAGACTTCTAATCACCAACAGAAAAGATTGAAATCATGGGTTTGGCCAAATGTAATCACAAAAGCATTTTGGAATATGTACAAATTCCCATGTGCTTTTCTGGGCAAATGGTCATACGTACGCATAGAACAggatgaaaatgaaaattatgcCGTTGGATCTTTCTATTTGAAGTTCAAAGGATTatgtaaaagcaaaaaatgtaataataaaattgttggCGTTGCCTACAAAAAACCGGTCAACGGAGAACTACATTTGATAATCACAACGCGTGATACTCGTAATGATTATCATGAAGAAGTTAAGAGACCATTAAATGGTCCTGAAAGGAAATTAATTGGACGAAAATTAAAACGAAGAAGAGCCGCAGGATATCGGCAGAAATTACTTGCGGAGAATATGAAATTTGGAGAGAACGAACCTCCGTGGGTacaaaaatgtcatatttacAGACAAGCAAAGATGGAACACAACAAGGAAGATCTTGGCATAAAATCAGGCGTGAAAATGGACATGATAACTAGCATTCGCAATATGTTACAAGACATCCGATACAGCAATGCTATCCGCGAGATTGGAGCAAAGAAGTTTTACGTTTTTTACTGCAGCCCAGAACAAATTTTCGTAGAAAAAGAATACTGCCGAGTAAGAAAAGGATTTTCTCGAATTTGTCTAGATGCCACGGGTAAGgtggtaaaaaaatttgaaattatccCAGGGCGAAAAACTGgccacatatttttatacacgaTTACCATCAATTTTGAGGGTAAAACTCTTCCTGTGTACCAAATGTTGTCGGAAAAACATGACGCAGTTTTCATCACATTTTGGCTTCAGGAATGGATACGAGCATGTAAGGCGACAATACCAGACGAAGCTATGTCTGATTTAGGGCGTGCTTTGTTACTGGCTATGTGTGAAGCATTTAACCGCATGACACTAAAGGAATATGTTGACGTTCTTTTCAAATGGGCAACGAAAGACAGATATAAAACACCTCGGCCATTTAACACTCTAATAAGAGCGGATGTGGCTCATCAAATGGCTGCTGTCGCCAGGTGGAAATGTATTAAAGATCTACGCCATCCTATTGTCAAAGGTTTTTATCTTCGTACAATTGCTTTAATGATTGACTGTCAAACAGTGCAAGAGTTCGAACATGTATTTCGACTGACATGCATCGTTGCACTGCATCTCGACCAAGATGAAAGTATAATGGTGTCAGGAAAACAAGTGTCGGTTTTTGAAGCTAGACGCCTTCTGGAAGAGTACATGGCTGAACATGGACAGATTATCGAGGAGCTGGAGACGTCGAGAGAGAACGTCGAAATTGATGAGGAAGTTGAAAATACTTTGAATTCAGttgaagaaaaagatgataagAATTTAACCGTCACTCATCAATGGATTAAAAGTCTTATTTCAATGTCCACACCTCCTGATCAGCAAAAGATGGAGTGCAAGGCTGTAAacggtttttatttttcggaaTTCATACAGCCACTTGAACGAATTGCCAAAGAGTTTCCTATATGGACTGCAGCAGCCCTCCCTGGCAAACAAACGCATGCGTCGACAGCTTCGCAGGAAGGATATTTTGCTGAAGTAAGGCAAAGAATCTTTGAAGGTATCCCTTTGCCGTGTTCTGCAAATCGATTTTTGAAAGAGCACATTGATGACTTGCATTCTGGCACTAATGAGGTAGCAGCAAAATTAAAGCATTTTAATCACAATCACAGGCAGCCGGTACCATTTCCACATACACCAGAGAAAGAATCAGCCTCGCAAAAACCTATTCGAGCTCCTAGTTCATCTGATAAAGAATCGGAATTCCCGCGAAAAGCTGCTCCAGTTTCATGTTCATTTGACGAAGAATTAGGATTCTTGTCGCAAGAACCCATATCAGATTCATGTTTACTCGACAATGGATTAGGAATCTTCTTGCAAGATCCCACTCCAACTGCATGTGCAGCTAACGGGGAATTAAAACTCACTTTGAAAAAATCACCATGTTCAGCAGATCAACATTCAGAATTCTATTCCCAAATACCTATATTATCTCCATGTTCAGCAGGTATTAAGTCAGCGCCTTCAGTACGAAAACCGGCATCAGATCCACGTTCAGCAGACGAAGGATCAAAATCCTCATTGCAGCAgccatatataaatatgaattttaattcaataagtcTATTGCGCGAGAGGGCTCGCATGGTGAATGACTCTGATTTGAAGAGTGGTGAAGCGTGGAAAGGACTTGTCAATGAGGAGAGCTGTTTTGTAGACGTTAATGAAATAAGTCCTGAAAACCAAGAagaatcaaaaaatattcaagataCTTCTCAAATTCTCTCTGAAGTACTCGACCTTCAAAGCAGCGACATCGCAAACATTGATCGAAATCTTTTTATTCAGCCAAATAATAATACTCATGgcttttctaaaaattatgagCAAGACaaactttttacaaaaaaggaTCCACACGCTGAATTGTCAACGCCAAATTCAAAAGAAGTTATTTTCTCGAGTACGCCATTAATCGACCataattattcgaaattattatCAGATGAAGAAGTATCGACTGAATTTCCTAAAGGTGACCAACAAAATTTGAAtccaaaatgtaataaaaacaaaccTGCGAAAGTAGGTTTCTATTTTCAATCATATCCACAAATACGATTTCTCAACGAGAGATTTGATAATGGAGGAAAAAGAGGTTTTCTTTTGAAGAATGGGCTAAAATTAGGAATCATAAAAGTTGGTAATATTGCTGTGGATCTTCAAAAAACTTGTGGGTTTGATGCCATCATCCATACATTGCAATTTGGTGCACTTTATGATTCTCGATATCATTTTTCTATACAGTCATCGAATAATCGcgcattaaaatttgtatgcaaATTTATGAAGATGGGCCTAACTATGGAAATACTTCGTGAACGCATTGTCcttttaaatgaattttatccGATTGTAAAAGATCCTGAAGCTCCATCTATCAAACCGCACAAGTTGATTGCAGAAGACTCGATTACTCAGATATGGAAGAATCTCTTTTGTTGTTCCGAACCGACTGAGCCAAGTGCAATTAGATCGTCTGAATGTAATAATCCGGAATGTGTATCGCCATTACCAATGGATGTTGCATACTTTGAA GGTAagtgccgacaaaaaaaatgCCCAGGAACAGTTACTGAAACGACTCGTTCAAATTTCCACATCTTTATTGATTTGGATACGAGGACACATCGTAAGAAAACACATGGTCTCAAATACCAGTTAGCAGATGTTCCAATTACactgaattttataaaacagtaCCG CTTGATAGGTGTCATCGAACTCATTCATGGTCACTTTATTGCCTACTGTCGAAAACCTTCAGGACGATGGCTGAAATGTGATGATATGCAATTAAATGTCGAAGGGTGTGACGAGACAACAGTAATTACACCGATTGGGGCCATTTATATCGCGCTATGA
- the LOC139811859 gene encoding uncharacterized protein isoform X1 — MGRPCSVPNREAILLIQKYMQYFNTNNFPSSSAKVWKNMSKELNGKWKPHSVYTYVRDNKNGSLEAARQNLGINIQPPRPLPSKSTIEDDIIDELSEDSESDKSSYHDDENGDSDIGVDSFPLVLSPTEWEQIKPDQTSNHQQKRLKSWVWPNVITKAFWNMYKFPCAFLGKWSYVRIEQDENENYAVGSFYLKFKGLCKSKKCNNKIVGVAYKKPVNGELHLIITTRDTRNDYHEEVKRPLNGPERKLIGRKLKRRRAAGYRQKLLAENMKFGENEPPWVQKCHIYRQAKMEHNKEDLGIKSGVKMDMITSIRNMLQDIRYSNAIREIGAKKFYVFYCSPEQIFVEKEYCRVRKGFSRICLDATGKVVKKFEIIPGRKTGHIFLYTITINFEGKTLPVYQMLSEKHDAVFITFWLQEWIRACKATIPDEAMSDLGRALLLAMCEAFNRMTLKEYVDVLFKWATKDRYKTPRPFNTLIRADVAHQMAAVARWKCIKDLRHPIVKGFYLRTIALMIDCQTVQEFEHVFRLTCIVALHLDQDESIMVSGKQVSVFEARRLLEEYMAEHGQIIEELETSRENVEIDEEVENTLNSVEEKDDKNLTVTHQWIKSLISMSTPPDQQKMECKAVNGFYFSEFIQPLERIAKEFPIWTAAALPGKQTHASTASQEGYFAEVRQRIFEGIPLPCSANRFLKEHIDDLHSGTNEVAAKLKHFNHNHRQPVPFPHTPEKESASQKPIRAPSSSDKESEFPRKAAPVSCSFDEELGFLSQEPISDSCLLDNGLGIFLQDPTPTACAANGELKLTLKKSPCSADQHSEFYSQIPILSPCSAGIKSAPSVRKPASDPRSADEGSKSSLQQPYINMNFNSISLLRERARMVNDSDLKSGEAWKGLVNEESCFVDVNEISPENQEESKNIQDTSQILSEVLDLQSSDIANIDRNLFIQPNNNTHGFSKNYEQDKLFTKKDPHAELSTPNSKEVIFSSTPLIDHNYSKLLSDEEVSTEFPKGDQQNLNPKCNKNKPAKVGFYFQSYPQIRFLNERFDNGGKRGFLLKNGLKLGIIKVGNIAVDLQKTCGFDAIIHTLQFGALYDSRYHFSIQSSNNRALKFVCKFMKMGLTMEILRERIVLLNEFYPIVKDPEAPSIKPHKLIAEDSITQIWKNLFCCSEPTEPSAIRSSECNNPECVSPLPMDVAYFEVNIKMINTKGIQALQDAVLFNKNDYQGKCRQKKCPGTVTETTRSNFHIFIDLDTRTHRKKTHGLKYQLADVPITLNFIKQYRLIGVIELIHGHFIAYCRKPSGRWLKCDDMQLNVEGCDETTVITPIGAIYIAL, encoded by the exons atggGACGGCCTTGTAGTGTTCCTAACCGAGAAGCAATTCTGttaattcagaaatatatgcaatattttaataccaaCAATTTTCCTTCGAGTTCTGCAAAAGTTTGGAAAAACATGAGCAAAGAGCTCAATGGAAAATGGAAACCGCATTCAGTTTATACATACGtaagagataataaaaatggaagtCTCGAAGCAGCTCGTCAGAATTTGGGTATAAATATCCAACCTCCAAGACCACTACCATCGAAGTCGACCATCGAAGATGATATCATTGATGAACTATCAGAGGATTCTGAATCGGACAAATCATCTTATCATGATGACGAGAATGGAGATTCTGACATTGGTGTTGATTCGTTCCCTCTAGTTCTTTCACCCACTGAGTGGGAACAGATAAAGCCCGATCAGACTTCTAATCACCAACAGAAAAGATTGAAATCATGGGTTTGGCCAAATGTAATCACAAAAGCATTTTGGAATATGTACAAATTCCCATGTGCTTTTCTGGGCAAATGGTCATACGTACGCATAGAACAggatgaaaatgaaaattatgcCGTTGGATCTTTCTATTTGAAGTTCAAAGGATTatgtaaaagcaaaaaatgtaataataaaattgttggCGTTGCCTACAAAAAACCGGTCAACGGAGAACTACATTTGATAATCACAACGCGTGATACTCGTAATGATTATCATGAAGAAGTTAAGAGACCATTAAATGGTCCTGAAAGGAAATTAATTGGACGAAAATTAAAACGAAGAAGAGCCGCAGGATATCGGCAGAAATTACTTGCGGAGAATATGAAATTTGGAGAGAACGAACCTCCGTGGGTacaaaaatgtcatatttacAGACAAGCAAAGATGGAACACAACAAGGAAGATCTTGGCATAAAATCAGGCGTGAAAATGGACATGATAACTAGCATTCGCAATATGTTACAAGACATCCGATACAGCAATGCTATCCGCGAGATTGGAGCAAAGAAGTTTTACGTTTTTTACTGCAGCCCAGAACAAATTTTCGTAGAAAAAGAATACTGCCGAGTAAGAAAAGGATTTTCTCGAATTTGTCTAGATGCCACGGGTAAGgtggtaaaaaaatttgaaattatccCAGGGCGAAAAACTGgccacatatttttatacacgaTTACCATCAATTTTGAGGGTAAAACTCTTCCTGTGTACCAAATGTTGTCGGAAAAACATGACGCAGTTTTCATCACATTTTGGCTTCAGGAATGGATACGAGCATGTAAGGCGACAATACCAGACGAAGCTATGTCTGATTTAGGGCGTGCTTTGTTACTGGCTATGTGTGAAGCATTTAACCGCATGACACTAAAGGAATATGTTGACGTTCTTTTCAAATGGGCAACGAAAGACAGATATAAAACACCTCGGCCATTTAACACTCTAATAAGAGCGGATGTGGCTCATCAAATGGCTGCTGTCGCCAGGTGGAAATGTATTAAAGATCTACGCCATCCTATTGTCAAAGGTTTTTATCTTCGTACAATTGCTTTAATGATTGACTGTCAAACAGTGCAAGAGTTCGAACATGTATTTCGACTGACATGCATCGTTGCACTGCATCTCGACCAAGATGAAAGTATAATGGTGTCAGGAAAACAAGTGTCGGTTTTTGAAGCTAGACGCCTTCTGGAAGAGTACATGGCTGAACATGGACAGATTATCGAGGAGCTGGAGACGTCGAGAGAGAACGTCGAAATTGATGAGGAAGTTGAAAATACTTTGAATTCAGttgaagaaaaagatgataagAATTTAACCGTCACTCATCAATGGATTAAAAGTCTTATTTCAATGTCCACACCTCCTGATCAGCAAAAGATGGAGTGCAAGGCTGTAAacggtttttatttttcggaaTTCATACAGCCACTTGAACGAATTGCCAAAGAGTTTCCTATATGGACTGCAGCAGCCCTCCCTGGCAAACAAACGCATGCGTCGACAGCTTCGCAGGAAGGATATTTTGCTGAAGTAAGGCAAAGAATCTTTGAAGGTATCCCTTTGCCGTGTTCTGCAAATCGATTTTTGAAAGAGCACATTGATGACTTGCATTCTGGCACTAATGAGGTAGCAGCAAAATTAAAGCATTTTAATCACAATCACAGGCAGCCGGTACCATTTCCACATACACCAGAGAAAGAATCAGCCTCGCAAAAACCTATTCGAGCTCCTAGTTCATCTGATAAAGAATCGGAATTCCCGCGAAAAGCTGCTCCAGTTTCATGTTCATTTGACGAAGAATTAGGATTCTTGTCGCAAGAACCCATATCAGATTCATGTTTACTCGACAATGGATTAGGAATCTTCTTGCAAGATCCCACTCCAACTGCATGTGCAGCTAACGGGGAATTAAAACTCACTTTGAAAAAATCACCATGTTCAGCAGATCAACATTCAGAATTCTATTCCCAAATACCTATATTATCTCCATGTTCAGCAGGTATTAAGTCAGCGCCTTCAGTACGAAAACCGGCATCAGATCCACGTTCAGCAGACGAAGGATCAAAATCCTCATTGCAGCAgccatatataaatatgaattttaattcaataagtcTATTGCGCGAGAGGGCTCGCATGGTGAATGACTCTGATTTGAAGAGTGGTGAAGCGTGGAAAGGACTTGTCAATGAGGAGAGCTGTTTTGTAGACGTTAATGAAATAAGTCCTGAAAACCAAGAagaatcaaaaaatattcaagataCTTCTCAAATTCTCTCTGAAGTACTCGACCTTCAAAGCAGCGACATCGCAAACATTGATCGAAATCTTTTTATTCAGCCAAATAATAATACTCATGgcttttctaaaaattatgagCAAGACaaactttttacaaaaaaggaTCCACACGCTGAATTGTCAACGCCAAATTCAAAAGAAGTTATTTTCTCGAGTACGCCATTAATCGACCataattattcgaaattattatCAGATGAAGAAGTATCGACTGAATTTCCTAAAGGTGACCAACAAAATTTGAAtccaaaatgtaataaaaacaaaccTGCGAAAGTAGGTTTCTATTTTCAATCATATCCACAAATACGATTTCTCAACGAGAGATTTGATAATGGAGGAAAAAGAGGTTTTCTTTTGAAGAATGGGCTAAAATTAGGAATCATAAAAGTTGGTAATATTGCTGTGGATCTTCAAAAAACTTGTGGGTTTGATGCCATCATCCATACATTGCAATTTGGTGCACTTTATGATTCTCGATATCATTTTTCTATACAGTCATCGAATAATCGcgcattaaaatttgtatgcaaATTTATGAAGATGGGCCTAACTATGGAAATACTTCGTGAACGCATTGTCcttttaaatgaattttatccGATTGTAAAAGATCCTGAAGCTCCATCTATCAAACCGCACAAGTTGATTGCAGAAGACTCGATTACTCAGATATGGAAGAATCTCTTTTGTTGTTCCGAACCGACTGAGCCAAGTGCAATTAGATCGTCTGAATGTAATAATCCGGAATGTGTATCGCCATTACCAATGGATGTTGCATACTTTGAAGTAAATATCAAAATGATAAATACCAAAGGTATTCAAGCATTGCAAGATGCTGtcttattcaataaaaatgattacCAGGGTAagtgccgacaaaaaaaatgCCCAGGAACAGTTACTGAAACGACTCGTTCAAATTTCCACATCTTTATTGATTTGGATACGAGGACACATCGTAAGAAAACACATGGTCTCAAATACCAGTTAGCAGATGTTCCAATTACactgaattttataaaacagtaCCG CTTGATAGGTGTCATCGAACTCATTCATGGTCACTTTATTGCCTACTGTCGAAAACCTTCAGGACGATGGCTGAAATGTGATGATATGCAATTAAATGTCGAAGGGTGTGACGAGACAACAGTAATTACACCGATTGGGGCCATTTATATCGCGCTATGA
- the Tub gene encoding protein Tube isoform X1: MPYETHLDMEIRKLRPAELCELGSILSISDSWKKLMSIVPKQGNASKFSSDHISKIEQTARKDIRNAAQIFLDEWSTMGRKRPTSKFLLELLIKAELFRAADYVACDILKQERPKRPDYGPAASIDISDAAINQLLDKQMLPQNTFANSIIIGSTSKINRICPSEKPANVQAAQSYKYEELPSEELPVFLNNCK; this comes from the exons ATGCCTTATGAGACACACTTGGATATGGAAATACGAAAATTGAGACCCGCTGAACTATGTGAATTAGGAAGTATATTAAGCATTTCTGATTCATGGAAAAAACTGATGTCTATTGTGCCTAAACAAGGAAATGCTTCTAAATTTAGTAGTGACCATATCAG CAAAATTGAACAAACGGCACGTAAAGACATTCGCAATGCAGctcaaatatttttggatGAGTGGAGTACTATGGGGAGAAAGAGACcaacatcaaaatttttactagAACTTCTTATAAAAGCAGAATTATTTAGGGCCGCTGACTATGTGGCATGTGATATATTAAAAC agGAAAGACCAAAGAGGCCAGATTATGGTCCAGCTGCTTCTATCGATATAAGTGATGCAGCCATAAATCAATTACTAGATAAGCAAATGCTTCCACAGAATACATTTGCTAATTCCATAATAATAGGATCaacatcaaaaattaatagaatatgCCCTTCTGAAAAACCTGCAAATGTGCAGGCAGCGCAAAGTTATAAGTATGAAGAATTACCATCTGAAGAATTACCTGTATTTCTTAATAACTGTAAATAA
- the Tub gene encoding uncharacterized protein Tub isoform X3 produces MPYETHLDMEIRKLRPAELCELGSILSISDSWKKLMSIVPKQGNASKFSSDHIRSRPTRILLTGHIRKTEDNSRLKANLKMVIPLRAGKYFAILAQLSSQN; encoded by the exons ATGCCTTATGAGACACACTTGGATATGGAAATACGAAAATTGAGACCCGCTGAACTATGTGAATTAGGAAGTATATTAAGCATTTCTGATTCATGGAAAAAACTGATGTCTATTGTGCCTAAACAAGGAAATGCTTCTAAATTTAGTAGTGACCATATCAG GTCAAGACCAACCAGAATTTTATTG ACTGGCCATATAAGAAAAACTGAAGACAACAGCAGGCTGAAGGCGAATCTGAAGATGGTTATACCTCTGAGAGCgggaaaatattttgcaatactCGCACAGTTATCGTCT CAAAATTGA
- the Tub gene encoding uncharacterized protein Tub isoform X2 has protein sequence MPYETHLDMEIRKLRPAELCELGSILSISDSWKKLMSIVPKQGNASKFSSDHIRSRPTRILLTGHIRKTEDNSRLKANLKMVIPLRAGKYFAILAQLSSIRVYRVPKYIGVMWSQPQNNILFFVQ, from the exons ATGCCTTATGAGACACACTTGGATATGGAAATACGAAAATTGAGACCCGCTGAACTATGTGAATTAGGAAGTATATTAAGCATTTCTGATTCATGGAAAAAACTGATGTCTATTGTGCCTAAACAAGGAAATGCTTCTAAATTTAGTAGTGACCATATCAG GTCAAGACCAACCAGAATTTTATTG ACTGGCCATATAAGAAAAACTGAAGACAACAGCAGGCTGAAGGCGAATCTGAAGATGGTTATACCTCTGAGAGCgggaaaatattttgcaatactCGCACAGTTATCGTCT attCGTGTTTACCGGGTACCAAAATACATAGGAGTAATGTGGTCTCAACCCCAGaacaatatacttttttttgtgCAATGA